In Oryza sativa Japonica Group chromosome 1, ASM3414082v1, the genomic stretch GGGCCTTGGCCTCCGCGAGTGGCTGCGTCCTCGTCGATCGCCGCCGCGGATGCGGCCGTGCGGGCATTGATGCGCCGGTGACTCGCAGGCAGATCGGGTTAGTCACCGtctctccgccgccgttgtTACCGACGCCAGACGGCCAGAGTGTCCCTAATCTGTAGCCGGCTGTGTCGAGGTTGGGTGCCCGTCTAGACGAAgccaaggtgttcgacgaaatggctCAACAACGAGGGGGGCATCACCAGCGGCATGCCGGACTGCGTATCCCAGGTAACTGTGCCTTCAACCTTAGGGACGAACATCTGTTTCGTTCGCAATACTGTGATTATGATACTGTGCACGATGAGGCACCCCTGGTGGCAATGATAGGTTGGTTCTTCAGATTAAGGAGAGATTTCTGGTGTGTGTGCAAGAACATCTTATCAGTAGGAGTTCCTTCATTTTCTTGGCCGGCTGTTCTAATTGACGATGCGCTGCCAATTAATTGCTATGTTTTGACCAGTCAACGCATAGGTCGTTTGCCCAATGGGCAGGTATTGCGATGGTGATTTGCCACTCGATACTAGCGACTATTGACTTGTAAAATCAAAGCTTGACCgctttattttttaaacaaattttcTCTTGACAACCCAGTCTACTGGTTGGAAGGGACAGAGCACCCTTATAGGTAGAAAGCGCATCCCCTTACGCCCATATGCCATTAGTTTTAGCGAGAAATCTCATTCAAATGAAGAAGGGAAACAAGTGCAAGCCTTTGCTGTTGTCCTCCTCCACGGTAATACTTCTATCATCCACCATCTTCATACATCTCGTGTGCCAGTTAGCATTTGCAACTAGTGCAACAGATACCCTCCTACCAGGCCAATCTCTGCGTGGAAACCAAACTTTAGTCTCAAAAGATATCTCTTTCAAGCTAGGTTTTAATTGGTTATCTGCTTCGTTCGGCATCTGGTTCGCTAAATCAATCTGTCATGAGTTAGTCTGGGAGCCTGATAAAAATTACTCAATCGGTGACCCTCAATCTTTATCACTTACTTTCTTAGAAAATGGCACCCTACAACTACTGAATAATGATTCTCTTCTTTGGTCAACTCATTATGTGAAGAAAACCTCAGTTTCCGTTGTTCTAGTTCTTCTTGACATAGGAAATCTTGTCATACGAGATGAAACAAATGATTCCATGGTGCTCTGGCAGAGTTTTGATTATCCAAGTGATACGATACTTCCTGGAGGAGGTCTTGGATTCAACAAAATTATTGGCAAGAATATCTCTCTTATCTCACCTTCCTCTCTTTATAGTTTAGAGTTAGACACGAGAAGTAGAGGGTTCATAATCCGAGATATCCCCAGTGGTTCGATGCTTTCTGGCAATTTTCCCAGCTGGATGAAAATTCGTGAAGATGGCACCGATTTTGTAATGTTCTATGATGCACAAACTTACTTGCATTTGGATGATGGAGGGCGTATCGTTCTTTACAATCTAGGGGATTGCTACTCTCCTTTGTGGTTTTATCCAGAAAATCCATTTGGATATTGTGGGCCGTATGGACTCTATTCTTCTTACTCAAGATCGTGTGGATGCCCTATCGGTTTTGACGCACACAACACAGAAACAAACAGGTTTTTGGGCTGTTCAAGACTAGTGCCTATTATTTGTGCTGAATCGATGTTCTATGTAATAGATGGCATCGATAGCTTTCCTGACAGACCTCAATTCTTAATGGCAAAAAGTACTGAAGAGTGTGAAGCTGTTTGCTCAAGCTACTGTTCCTGTATGGCCTATGCATACGATGTAACATGCCTATTATGGTACGGGGAGCTGTGGAACACCACGATGTTGGGCTCTGATTCTGTTGGAAGACATATTTACATACGTGTTAGCCAACAAGAAACAAGTCTTAAGAATAGTAAGCATGTTaatattgttgtactagtagcaGGTATATTGTCCCTCATTATTAGTGTTGCATTGAGTTTCTTATGGATATTCCTTGCAAAGTTATTCGCAACTAGACCATTAGATGCCCGGAGTGgcctcatggtcttctcgtatGCCCAAGTGAAAAACGCAACAAAAAATTTCTCTGAGAAACTTGGAGAAGGTGGTTTCGGCAGTGTTTTCAAGGGTACGTTGCCAGGTTGCTCTGTCATGGCTGTGAAGAAGCTAAAATGTGTTTTCCGAGTAGAGA encodes the following:
- the LOC9271065 gene encoding G-type lectin S-receptor-like serine/threonine-protein kinase At2g19130, whose product is MPLVLARNLIQMKKGNKCKPLLLSSSTVILLSSTIFIHLVCQLAFATSATDTLLPGQSLRGNQTLVSKDISFKLGFNWLSASFGIWFAKSICHELVWEPDKNYSIGDPQSLSLTFLENGTLQLLNNDSLLWSTHYVKKTSVSVVLVLLDIGNLVIRDETNDSMVLWQSFDYPSDTILPGGGLGFNKIIGKNISLISPSSLYSLELDTRSRGFIIRDIPSGSMLSGNFPSWMKIREDGTDFVMFYDAQTYLHLDDGGRIVLYNLGDCYSPLWFYPENPFGYCGPYGLYSSYSRSCGCPIGFDAHNTETNRFLGCSRLVPIICAESMFYVIDGIDSFPDRPQFLMAKSTEECEAVCSSYCSCMAYAYDVTCLLWYGELWNTTMLGSDSVGRHIYIRVSQQETSLKNSKHVNIVVLVAGILSLIISVALSFLWIFLAKLFATRPLDARSGLMVFSYAQVKNATKNFSEKLGEGGFGSVFKGTLPGCSVMAVKKLKCVFRVEKQFRSEVQTIGMIQHTNLVRLLGFCVTERNRLLVYEYMPNGSLSSHLFSDNSETLCWQLRYCVALGTARGLAYLHEECMDCIVHCDMKPDNVLLDTDFCPKIADFGMAKLLNRDFSRALTTMRGTIGYLAPEWISGLPITHKADVYSYGLMLLEIISGRRNSEKIKEGRHTYFPIYAACKVNEGDVMCLLDSRLEGNADAEQLERACRIACWCIQDYEDQRPMMGQVVLMLEGVMDVLVPPIPMSLQNFVGMEDHSTDLDTF